A genomic segment from Micropterus dolomieu isolate WLL.071019.BEF.003 ecotype Adirondacks linkage group LG03, ASM2129224v1, whole genome shotgun sequence encodes:
- the LOC123968338 gene encoding retinoic acid receptor beta-like isoform X3, translating to MFDYLEFQAFGPGEITDFYTTSSPACMLQEQEQDLAAFFPELIETDWQQHRCSQSVGSQSSSSSSSSDDLFASPPSPLPPPRTYKPCFVCQDKSSGYHYGVSACEGCKGFFRRSVQKNMVYTCHRDRNCIINKITRNRCQYCRLQRCFAVGMSKELRNDRNRRKGKKEEVKMTIMETYELTAELGLIVEKICRAHRETFPSLCQLGKYTTNSSSDHRIQLDLGLWDKFSELATKCIIKVVEFAKRVPGFTGLTIADQITLLKTACLDILILRICTRYTPDQDTMTFSDGLTLTRTQIHNAGFGPLTDQVFTFAGQLLPLQMDDTESGLLSAICLVSGDRQDLEEPSKVEVLQEPLLEALKIYSRKRRPSMPLMFPKALMKITDLRSISAKGAERVVTLKMEIPGSMPPLIEEMLEDLQNLEKHQKKDSEESKEEQNTSQHTHTPSHHST from the exons ATGTTTGACTATCTGGAATTTCAAGCTTTCGGTCCCGGAGAAATCACGGACTTCTACACCACATCCAGCCCTGCCTGCATGctgcaggagcaggagcaggattTGGCAGCCTTCTTCCCCGAGCTGATCGAGACGGACTGGCAGCAGCACCGGTGCTCGCAAT CAGTTGGAAGCCAGAGttccagctccagctccagctcaGACGACCTGTTCGCCAGCCCCCCTTCCCCACTGCCCCCTCCTCGCACTTACAAGCCCTGTTTTGTGTGTCAAGACAAGTCTTCAGGCTACCACTATGGAGTCAGTGCCTGCGAGGGCTGCAAG GGCTTCTTCCGCCGCAGTGTGCAGAAAAACATGGTGTACACCTGCCACCGGGACAGAAACTGCATCATCAACAAGATCACCAGAAACCGCTGTCAGTACTGTCGGCTCCAGAGGTGCTTTGCTGTGGGAATGTCCAAGGAGT TGAGAAACGACAGAAACAGAAGGAAGGGGAAGAAGGAAGAGGTGAAGATGACCATCATGGAGACGTACGAGCTAACTGCAGAGCTCGGCTTGATAGTGGAGAAGATCTGCAGGGCTCACAGAGAGACCTTCCCCTCTCTTTGCCAGCTGGGAAAATACACTACA AACTCCAGCTCAGACCACAGGATCCAGTTGGACCTCGGGCTGTGGGACAAGTTCAGCGAGCTCGCCACCAAGTGCATCATCAAGGTGGTGGAGTTCGCCAAGCGAGTGCCTGGTTTCACCGGCCTGACCATCGCAGACCAGATCACTCTGCTCAAAACTGCCTGCCTGGACATCCTG ATCCTAAGGATTTGCACTCGCTACACTCCAGACCAGGACACCATGACCTTCTCCGACGGATTGACCCTGACCCGTACTCAGATCCACAACGCTGGATTCGGACCACTGACAGATCAGGTTTTCACTTTTGCCGGCCAGCTGCTGCCACTGCAGATGGACGACACAGAGAGCGGCCTCCTCAGCGCCATCTGTCTCGTCTCTGGAG ACCGGCAGGACCTGGAAGAGCCGTCTAAGGTGGAGGTGCTTCAGGAGCCGCTGCTGGAGGCGCTGAAGATTTACTCCCGCAAACGGAGGCCAAGCATGCCCCTCATGTTCCCCAAGGCTCTCATGAAGATCACTGACCTGCGCAGCATCAGCGCCAAAG GAGCTGAGAGAGTGGTGACTCTGAAGATGGAGATCCCGGGCTCCATGCCCCCTCTGATCGAGGAGATGCTGGAGGATCTGCAAAACCTGGAGAAACACCAGAAGAAAGACTCGGAGGAGAGCAAAGAGGAACAAAACaccagccaacacacacacacaccttctcatCACAGCACATGA
- the LOC123968338 gene encoding retinoic acid receptor beta-like isoform X1, with translation MFDYLEFQAFGPGEITDFYTTSSPACMLQEQEQDLAAFFPELIETDWQQHRCSQSVGSQSSSSSSSSDDLFASPPSPLPPPRTYKPCFVCQDKSSGYHYGVSACEGCKGFFRRSVQKNMVYTCHRDRNCIINKITRNRCQYCRLQRCFAVGMSKECASSFSSAVRNDRNRRKGKKEEVKMTIMETYELTAELGLIVEKICRAHRETFPSLCQLGKYTTNSSSDHRIQLDLGLWDKFSELATKCIIKVVEFAKRVPGFTGLTIADQITLLKTACLDILILRICTRYTPDQDTMTFSDGLTLTRTQIHNAGFGPLTDQVFTFAGQLLPLQMDDTESGLLSAICLVSGDRQDLEEPSKVEVLQEPLLEALKIYSRKRRPSMPLMFPKALMKITDLRSISAKGAERVVTLKMEIPGSMPPLIEEMLEDLQNLEKHQKKDSEESKEEQNTSQHTHTPSHHST, from the exons ATGTTTGACTATCTGGAATTTCAAGCTTTCGGTCCCGGAGAAATCACGGACTTCTACACCACATCCAGCCCTGCCTGCATGctgcaggagcaggagcaggattTGGCAGCCTTCTTCCCCGAGCTGATCGAGACGGACTGGCAGCAGCACCGGTGCTCGCAAT CAGTTGGAAGCCAGAGttccagctccagctccagctcaGACGACCTGTTCGCCAGCCCCCCTTCCCCACTGCCCCCTCCTCGCACTTACAAGCCCTGTTTTGTGTGTCAAGACAAGTCTTCAGGCTACCACTATGGAGTCAGTGCCTGCGAGGGCTGCAAG GGCTTCTTCCGCCGCAGTGTGCAGAAAAACATGGTGTACACCTGCCACCGGGACAGAAACTGCATCATCAACAAGATCACCAGAAACCGCTGTCAGTACTGTCGGCTCCAGAGGTGCTTTGCTGTGGGAATGTCCAAGGAGT GTGCATCATCATTTTCCTCAGCAGTGAGAAACGACAGAAACAGAAGGAAGGGGAAGAAGGAAGAGGTGAAGATGACCATCATGGAGACGTACGAGCTAACTGCAGAGCTCGGCTTGATAGTGGAGAAGATCTGCAGGGCTCACAGAGAGACCTTCCCCTCTCTTTGCCAGCTGGGAAAATACACTACA AACTCCAGCTCAGACCACAGGATCCAGTTGGACCTCGGGCTGTGGGACAAGTTCAGCGAGCTCGCCACCAAGTGCATCATCAAGGTGGTGGAGTTCGCCAAGCGAGTGCCTGGTTTCACCGGCCTGACCATCGCAGACCAGATCACTCTGCTCAAAACTGCCTGCCTGGACATCCTG ATCCTAAGGATTTGCACTCGCTACACTCCAGACCAGGACACCATGACCTTCTCCGACGGATTGACCCTGACCCGTACTCAGATCCACAACGCTGGATTCGGACCACTGACAGATCAGGTTTTCACTTTTGCCGGCCAGCTGCTGCCACTGCAGATGGACGACACAGAGAGCGGCCTCCTCAGCGCCATCTGTCTCGTCTCTGGAG ACCGGCAGGACCTGGAAGAGCCGTCTAAGGTGGAGGTGCTTCAGGAGCCGCTGCTGGAGGCGCTGAAGATTTACTCCCGCAAACGGAGGCCAAGCATGCCCCTCATGTTCCCCAAGGCTCTCATGAAGATCACTGACCTGCGCAGCATCAGCGCCAAAG GAGCTGAGAGAGTGGTGACTCTGAAGATGGAGATCCCGGGCTCCATGCCCCCTCTGATCGAGGAGATGCTGGAGGATCTGCAAAACCTGGAGAAACACCAGAAGAAAGACTCGGAGGAGAGCAAAGAGGAACAAAACaccagccaacacacacacacaccttctcatCACAGCACATGA
- the LOC123968338 gene encoding retinoic acid receptor beta-like isoform X2 translates to MFDYLEFQAFGPGEITDFYTTSSPACMLQEQEQDLAAFFPELIETDWQQHRCSQSVGSQSSSSSSSSDDLFASPPSPLPPPRTYKPCFVCQDKSSGYHYGVSACEGCKGFFRRSVQKNMVYTCHRDRNCIINKITRNRCQYCRLQRCFAVGMSKESVRNDRNRRKGKKEEVKMTIMETYELTAELGLIVEKICRAHRETFPSLCQLGKYTTNSSSDHRIQLDLGLWDKFSELATKCIIKVVEFAKRVPGFTGLTIADQITLLKTACLDILILRICTRYTPDQDTMTFSDGLTLTRTQIHNAGFGPLTDQVFTFAGQLLPLQMDDTESGLLSAICLVSGDRQDLEEPSKVEVLQEPLLEALKIYSRKRRPSMPLMFPKALMKITDLRSISAKGAERVVTLKMEIPGSMPPLIEEMLEDLQNLEKHQKKDSEESKEEQNTSQHTHTPSHHST, encoded by the exons ATGTTTGACTATCTGGAATTTCAAGCTTTCGGTCCCGGAGAAATCACGGACTTCTACACCACATCCAGCCCTGCCTGCATGctgcaggagcaggagcaggattTGGCAGCCTTCTTCCCCGAGCTGATCGAGACGGACTGGCAGCAGCACCGGTGCTCGCAAT CAGTTGGAAGCCAGAGttccagctccagctccagctcaGACGACCTGTTCGCCAGCCCCCCTTCCCCACTGCCCCCTCCTCGCACTTACAAGCCCTGTTTTGTGTGTCAAGACAAGTCTTCAGGCTACCACTATGGAGTCAGTGCCTGCGAGGGCTGCAAG GGCTTCTTCCGCCGCAGTGTGCAGAAAAACATGGTGTACACCTGCCACCGGGACAGAAACTGCATCATCAACAAGATCACCAGAAACCGCTGTCAGTACTGTCGGCTCCAGAGGTGCTTTGCTGTGGGAATGTCCAAGGAGT CAGTGAGAAACGACAGAAACAGAAGGAAGGGGAAGAAGGAAGAGGTGAAGATGACCATCATGGAGACGTACGAGCTAACTGCAGAGCTCGGCTTGATAGTGGAGAAGATCTGCAGGGCTCACAGAGAGACCTTCCCCTCTCTTTGCCAGCTGGGAAAATACACTACA AACTCCAGCTCAGACCACAGGATCCAGTTGGACCTCGGGCTGTGGGACAAGTTCAGCGAGCTCGCCACCAAGTGCATCATCAAGGTGGTGGAGTTCGCCAAGCGAGTGCCTGGTTTCACCGGCCTGACCATCGCAGACCAGATCACTCTGCTCAAAACTGCCTGCCTGGACATCCTG ATCCTAAGGATTTGCACTCGCTACACTCCAGACCAGGACACCATGACCTTCTCCGACGGATTGACCCTGACCCGTACTCAGATCCACAACGCTGGATTCGGACCACTGACAGATCAGGTTTTCACTTTTGCCGGCCAGCTGCTGCCACTGCAGATGGACGACACAGAGAGCGGCCTCCTCAGCGCCATCTGTCTCGTCTCTGGAG ACCGGCAGGACCTGGAAGAGCCGTCTAAGGTGGAGGTGCTTCAGGAGCCGCTGCTGGAGGCGCTGAAGATTTACTCCCGCAAACGGAGGCCAAGCATGCCCCTCATGTTCCCCAAGGCTCTCATGAAGATCACTGACCTGCGCAGCATCAGCGCCAAAG GAGCTGAGAGAGTGGTGACTCTGAAGATGGAGATCCCGGGCTCCATGCCCCCTCTGATCGAGGAGATGCTGGAGGATCTGCAAAACCTGGAGAAACACCAGAAGAAAGACTCGGAGGAGAGCAAAGAGGAACAAAACaccagccaacacacacacacaccttctcatCACAGCACATGA